A portion of the Calothrix sp. 336/3 genome contains these proteins:
- a CDS encoding bifunctional 2-polyprenyl-6-hydroxyphenol methylase/3-demethylubiquinol 3-O-methyltransferase UbiG, whose protein sequence is MTMETVNNLSSQTNSSSEINNSHVEDFWNNIYSHSPTHFPDDDDEVLSTALKHFGDIQGARLLDLGCGYGSSSLYFARKGANVTSVDISEVAINNIAQFCAEHQITNITGVKASAFDIAQLGEFDFVFGNLILHHLEPFGDFAKVLRQTVKPGGKAFFHENNAFSRVLVWFRENIVGKYGIPKYGDNEEFPLTPQEVDELKKYFSVNLEYPELVFFGLASVYLFKGGFHPPMQALDKFLYQYPTFRKYSYRQYLMLE, encoded by the coding sequence AAGATTTCTGGAATAATATTTACTCCCATAGCCCAACTCACTTCCCTGATGATGACGATGAAGTGCTATCCACTGCATTAAAGCATTTTGGTGACATTCAGGGAGCAAGACTCCTAGATTTAGGTTGTGGATATGGTAGTAGTTCTTTATATTTTGCTCGTAAAGGTGCCAATGTCACCTCTGTTGATATTAGCGAAGTAGCTATTAATAATATTGCTCAGTTCTGTGCAGAGCATCAAATTACAAATATTACGGGAGTTAAAGCATCTGCTTTTGATATTGCCCAGTTAGGGGAATTTGATTTTGTTTTTGGTAATTTAATTCTCCACCATTTAGAACCCTTTGGAGATTTTGCTAAAGTTTTGCGACAAACAGTCAAACCTGGTGGTAAGGCATTTTTCCATGAAAATAACGCTTTTAGCCGAGTTTTGGTTTGGTTCCGGGAAAATATTGTTGGCAAATATGGAATTCCTAAATACGGTGATAATGAAGAATTTCCCCTCACTCCCCAAGAAGTAGATGAACTGAAAAAATACTTTTCTGTCAATTTAGAATACCCAGAGTTAGTATTTTTTGGTTTAGCTTCAGTCTATTTATTCAAAGGTGGTTTTCATCCACCGATGCAAGCATTGGATAAATTTCTATATCAATATCCCACTTTCCGAAAATATTCCTATCGCCAATATTTAATGTTGGAATAA